A stretch of DNA from Solea solea chromosome 20, fSolSol10.1, whole genome shotgun sequence:
tgtatctTTAACTGGTGTCTAATTAATCAACAGCGTTCTGTGTGGAAGGGGATTTGCGTAAGTGGGTtcatttttaacaaaacaaattgtCTTATTGGAACTGACGCAAGACAACGTGACGTAAATCAACCTTTTTAACGCAGTGGACACAATGCCGCGTTCACCGTTGTAATTAGAAGCATCACAGTGGGAAACGTTCACTTTAGCttcattattttccattttaaatcAGATAGACCCACACTTGCGAATAAAGACGCGACTTCTATAAGATCAGGTATATTAGCTCTTCGCATAATGGCTGTAAAGGCATAGTAAAAATCCCCAATATTGACAGAAATCAAACGGATGGTGTCATATGTTCGATATAGCGAATTGAAAATAAGCTGTAGCACGTACTTTAGCTACAAAACTCATAAAAGGCGTTTGTCATTGTTGTGCCGACACCGAGTACACGCAGCATTTTAAAAACGCCTGTCCGCAAGCTGTTCTGCTGACGGTGCGTGGACGCAGCAGTCACATGTCCCACTAACAGCGTAGTTAAATTTCACCTGTTTTTACCCAAGTTATGGGGGACATAATCAGCAAATGAACACGATACACTGATAAAACCCCTGTCATTTCAAAAAGACTCGTCCACGACGCATAAAAGTTGCGTGCATGAGTCATGCACCATGTGCTCGATACCGGCGACCCAGCCACCATGTTGCGCCGTTAGCGCATAGCCGCCATGTTAGCTCTGCTCAGGGCGCGCACCCCGACATTTTACAGCAGGCACTTGGGTGGAATGGTGCGCGTTCACGAGGATAGAATGGGCTACCATGACTGGCAGAAAAGGGAAAACTGACTTCCCCGTTATGTACTTCAAGTGGAGCAGCATAAAAACAAAGCCGAATAGACACACATCAAATTGGATAACATTAGACAAGGTAAGGTTGCACATTTTTACCCCTTTCAGAGTAAGCAGAGTTATTTTAAACACAGCCAAGCAGTATTGGTAAATACAGTCAAGTCATCCTTTTGAAGGTCAAGAATGAATGGTTTTTTCTGAATGCTGCCTCAATGGTAGAACATGCATTTCGCAGCAAATCTCAAAACACCAACCTGTGTAAAAGCAAGTCGTCCCCTGATATGAAGCGGAGGGAAAAAAGGACAGAACGTGAGCCGTCCTTAGTTTTTATACTGAACTAGAAGAGAGGGAGGGCTGTGCATGCCCGTGTTGCTGTCAGACTAAAAATTAAGGGGTGCTATTGGCTGGGGCTGCATAACTCCTATCAAGGCGATTGGATGGTAAGTGCATCACTGGACACAGATAGCATGGTCAAAAACGGCTGCAACACAGGATAGAGGGTAGCTTGCCTATGACAGTAAAACCGTCACTCTAACTGCAGCAGAAAAGGATCAAGACGAGCCAATTTCAATTTTTtcaaagacatttatttttattagttaCCAGCAGCTTTCTTTCCAATCGAATGTGGCATTAAGAACAATAGTTTAACCATTTCCAACTTAAACTTAACTGAGTACAGGCACCGTCATGTGATTCAGGTAAGTGACAATGCCacattgttcttttttcctGCGAAAACTTTTGCGATGGGTTTTAATCAGCATAAGCCAGTCCTTAAGTAAAGAGCTATGCCTCAGAGAGGATGTTCTGGGGTGGGGGGAAGATGGACAAGTGGCCCGTTGGTGCCGGAACACATTTTGTTGCTGGATGTCCTGCACAActattcatttcttcttctgggCTTTCTCTGCAGCCTTGGTTGTCTTTCCGGAAATATCCTTGTGCTCCACGGCCTTGATGACACCGACAGCCACAGTCTGCCTCATGTCACGCACGGCAAAGCGACCTGTAAAACATTTCAGGGGATGAGCACATTTGCTTTATTCAGCTGTAGTATGAATACACATTCCTGAATCATGCACTGGACATTTTTCGGTACATAACATACCAAGGGGAGCGTAGTTGGAGAAGGGCTCCACAACCATGGGCTTCTGTGGAATGAGTTTGACAATGGCAGCATCTCCAGACTTGACGAACTTGGGGTGGTCCTCAAGCTTCTTGCCAGAACGACGGTCAATTTTCTCGATGAGCTCCTTGAACTTGCAGGCAATGTGAGCAGTGTGGCAATCCAGTACGGGGGCATAACCCTCGTTGATCTGGCCAGGGTGGTTCAGGATGATGACCTATGGACACAGCATATATTATTCAATAAACatccatttatttcatttccttcACTTTTAGATGCATTTCATGTGCTTAGACTCACCTGGGCATTGAAACTTTCAGCAGCCTTAGGTGGGTCGTTCTTGCTGTCACCAGCCACGTATCCACGACGGATTTCCTTGACGGACACGTTCTTGATGTTGAAGCCCACGTTGTCACCGGGAGAAGCCTCAGTCAGAGACTCGTGGTGCATCTCCACAGACTTGACCTCAGTGGTCAGGTTGGGGGGAGCGAAGGTGACGACCATGCCAGGCTTCAGGAGACCGGTCTCAACACGTCCAACAGGTACTGTTCCAATGCCTTATAAATTGAGAATATTATTAGAATGCATTCTTAACTCCACCATGAACTTCAGCCATTACAGAATAAAATTATGTTCCCTACCGCCGATTTTGTAGACATCCTGCAGGGGCAGGCGGAGGGCCTTGTCGGTGGGGCGGGAAGGTGTCAGAATGGCATCCAGAGCCTCCAGCAGGGTGGTTCCACTGGCATTACCCTCTTTGCGCTCAACCTTCCATCCCTTGTACCAGCTCATCTACAGAAAGGtgtatgaggggaaaaaaaattagtCCTTACTCGCCACCGGTTCAACCAATACAGCTTTTCTTGCAGCATGACAATCTCACCTTCTCACTGGCCTCCAGCATGTTGTCTCCATGCCATCCAGAGATGGGCACAAAGGCAACAGTGGCTGGGTTGTAGCCGATCTTCTTGATGTAAGCGCTCACTTCCTTGGTGATTTCCTCAAAACGCTTCTGGCTGTAAGGGGGCTCGGTGGAGTCCATCTTGTTGACTCCGACAATGAGCTGCTTCACACCGAGGGTGAAGGCCAGCAGGGCGTGCTCACGGGTCTGGCCATTCTTGGAGATACCAGCCTCGAACTCACCAACACCGGCAGCAACAATCAGCACGGCACAGTCAGCCTGAACAGACAGAACTTGGTAAACCTTG
This window harbors:
- the LOC131447405 gene encoding elongation factor 1-alpha; protein product: MGKEKTHINIVVIGHVDSGKSTSTGHLIYKCGGIDKRTIEKFEKEAAEMGKGSFKYAWVLDKLKAERERGITIDIALWKFETGKYCVTIIDAPGHRDFIKNMITGTSQADCAVLIVAAGVGEFEAGISKNGQTREHALLAFTLGVKQLIVGVNKMDSTEPPYSQKRFEEITKEVSAYIKKIGYNPATVAFVPISGWHGDNMLEASEKMSWYKGWKVERKEGNASGTTLLEALDAILTPSRPTDKALRLPLQDVYKIGGIGTVPVGRVETGLLKPGMVVTFAPPNLTTEVKSVEMHHESLTEASPGDNVGFNIKNVSVKEIRRGYVAGDSKNDPPKAAESFNAQVIILNHPGQINEGYAPVLDCHTAHIACKFKELIEKIDRRSGKKLEDHPKFVKSGDAAIVKLIPQKPMVVEPFSNYAPLGRFAVRDMRQTVAVGVIKAVEHKDISGKTTKAAEKAQKKK